TCACGGTCTTGCCCTTGCCGCGCACCCCCTGTGCCACTGAGCACAAGGGGGCCGCCTGGGCAAATGGTTCGCCTCCGGAAAGGGTCACTCCCGCAAGCAAAGGATTTTCGTCAAACTGCTTGAGCGCCTCTTCCACTGTAAAGAGAAAGCCGCCCTCAAAGCTGTGCGTCTGCGGATTGTGGCACCCCTTGCAGCGGTGCGGGCAACCCTGAGTAAACAAAACGTATCGCAACCCCGGGCCGTCCACTATGGATTCATCCACAATGCCGGACAGGCGCATGGGTTGCGAAGACGCCTCATTAGGCATGCTTGACCCGGTCATGTTCCTCAGCGCGCTTGGCATTGTTAAAGCGATCCAGCGTACCCACAAGGTAGCCGGTGATGCGGCGGGTACGTTCAAAGGTCATGCCCTGGCCCACCAGCTTCTGCGCGGGCTTCACTTCGTCAAACAAACGCGATTTCATCAACATAGACTTTCTCCTTGCACGTAATAAATAATAAGTATGGGGTTCAGGCAGGCCGCCGGAGCGGCCGCCACAACAGCAAGCAACATGAATTTTTCGTTTTGAGAATTTGCACTCTCAAATTTTTTACCACCGCGCCGCACCGGCATTCCAGCTGCGGGCGCTCACCCGCGCAGGCGACTGCGCGGTTCCAGGGCGAACAGCCCTAGCTCCATTGGGGAATATGGGGATACTTTTTGCGCAGTTCGTCAAGAAGTTCGGCGCTGACGCCCTCGCCTTCCTTGCGGCCGCACCGTGGGCAGCAGTCATTGATCACGCCCACATATCCGCACAGGGGGTCACGATCAAGCGGATGGTTGACCGAGCCGTAGCCCACGCCATGGTCGTGCATGAAACGGATAATGCGCTCAAAGGCTTCAGGATTTTTGCAGGTATCGCCATCAAGCTCCACATAGGTGATATGGCCTGCGTTGGTCAGCTCATGGTATGGAGCCTCAATCTCGATTTTTTTAAATGCCTTGATATGGCAGTACACGGGCACATGGAAGGAATTGGTGTAGTAATCCCTGTCCGTAATACCGGGAATGCTGCCGAACTTGCCCTTGTCCAGAGAGACAAAGCGGCCGCTGAGGCTTTCCGCCGGGGTGGCGATGAGCGAGAAGTTCAGACCTGTCTTTTCCGACTCGTCATCGCAGCGCTTGCGCATATGGCCGATGATTTCAAGGCCGAGCTTCTGTGATTCTTCACTTTCGCCATGGTGCTTGCCGAGCAGGGACATGAGGGCTTCAGCCAGGCCGATGAAGCCCATGCTGAGCGTACCGTGCTTCAGTACCTCTTCAATGCTGTCGTCCCAGCCCAGCTTTTCGGAGTCAAGCCAGATGCCCTCGCCCATGAGGAAGGGATAGTTGCGCACCTTTTTGGAGCTCTGGATTTTGAGCCTGTGCATAAGCTGCCGAAAAACAAGATCAATCCTGTCGTCCAGCAGAGCAAAGAACTTTTGGACATCGCCTTGGGCCTCAAGGCCCAGCCGGGGCAGATTGATCGAGGTAAAGCTCAGGTTGCCGCGTCCGCAGGTCACCTGCCTGTCCTTGTCATAGACGTTGCCGAGAACCCTTGTGCGGCAGCCCATATAGGCCACTTCGCTGTTGTAGTCGCCCGGCTTGTAGTACTGCAGGTTGAACGGAGCATCCAGAAAACTGAAGTTCGGGAACAGCCGCATGGCTGAAACATCAATGGCCAATTGAAAAAGGTCGTAGTTGGGATCTTCTTTATTGTAATTGACCCCGGACTTCACCTTGAAAATCTGCACGGGAAAGATGGATGTTTCCCCGTTGCCGAGGCCCGCCTTGGTGGCCTTGAGCAGGTTTTTCGTCACCATGCGCCCTTCGGCGGAGGTGTCAGTGCCATAGTTGATGGAACTGAAAGGCACCTGGGCTCCTGCGCGCGAGTTCATGGTGTTCAGGTTGTGGATAAGAGCTTCCATGGCCTGATAGGTGCGCCGCTCGGTATATTTCAGGGCTTCTTCAGCGGCATAGGCATGGGCTTCGCCCATCATGGCCTTCTGGTCCGCTGCGACGACCTGATCAAGCTTGCGGCCAAATTCTTCCATATTGCCAAGGCGCGGGCACAGATCAACGCTGGCCAGCAGTTTTTCGGTAAAAGCCGCCGCGTCCTGGGCTTTCATATGCATGGCAATACGTACAAAGGAGCTAAAGGCCCTTTCGTATTCCTTGCGATACGTTTTAATGACGCCTTCGCTCATGGCAAAGTCAAAATGCGGCACACTCTGACCGCCGTGCATTTCATTCTGGTTGGCCTGGATGGCTATGCAGGCCAGAGCCGAATAGCTTTCAATGGCGTTGGGTTCGCGCAGATAGCCGTGCCCGGTGGAAAACCCGTTTTTAAACAGCGGGATAAGGTCTATCTGGCAGCACGTTTCCGTGAGCATGTAGAAATCTTTGTCATGAATATGGATGTCGCCATTGATGTGCGCGGCCGAGGCATCCTTGGGCAGAATGTAGTTGTCGATAAAGTACTTGGAACCCTCGGATCCGTACTTGAGCATGGTGCCCATGGCGGTATCGCCGTCAATATTGGCGTTCTCGCGCTTGATGTCTTCGTGAAGGGCCGGGGAATAAGTAAGTTTTTTATAGATATCCATGAGATACGATTCCGCATTACGGATTTTCGTATGCTCGGCGCGGTACAGTATGTATGCCTTGGCCGTCTTGGCGTAGTCGTACTGGATCAGCGTTTCTTCAACAAGATCCTGAATTTCTTCAACGTGCTTGAGGCTGCGGGCATCCAGTTTTTTGCACACTTTTTCGGTGACAAACAAAAGGTCTGTAGGGGACATATCCTCACCGCCAACGGCCTGATTGGCCTTGGTAATGGCGTTGAGAATCTTGACAGAATCAAAAGGCACTGCCGTGCCATCGCGCTTAGTGATGCTGGCGGGCATGGAGGAAGACTCCCATAACAACTGTGAAAACAACTGTGAAAAAAGTTCGTTCGCAAAACGAACGAAGGGGACACCAGTAACGTATGGGGCGGTAAAGTAAACCCAGGGGCAAGCCTGTAGCCGGGAACAGGTCGTTCCCGCAAAGGATTGGCCGGCAAAGGCCCCGTGCCGACAATCCATAGTATGACTGTTAGGGATTATACCCGACAGCCGTTGGGGTATTGTTGAAAGCAGGTCTTCCGGCTTGCCGACCACCTTTCGGCCTTCCCAGGGCATTGCCCCAGTGGCGCATGAAGAAAGGCGGCGTTTGTGCGGCTTACGGCGGCGGGTCCGCTCCCGTTTTTCACGGGATTCTCTATTAAGCCCATAGGGCGCTTTCAATGTCTAGAAAATCTCAAAAGAACTGCATCATGTCAATTGGGGCAAGCAAAAAAGGCTTCCTAGTCTCGTGGGAACAGTGCAGTTTTTAATGATAAATTTTATTATAAAGCGTCCACTCAAACCCAAAAAAAGGCCGCAAAAAAGTGCTGGGCGCGAGCTATACCCTGCCCGAAAATACACTGCCGGAACCGCCATTGAAAGTTCCGCAGCCTTTTATATGGTTGGCTGATTACTCCCTAGGTGCGAGCAACAATCTAGCGCACTGCCCTGACGATTTCAAGGCTGATCAAACCCTTGGCAACTGCGGCTTTGCAGATACGGCCTCTGGAAAACCGCACCATTTGCCATTATTGCCGGGGCATATTTTTTCAATAAATATTACCAAAAAGCGGCAAGGCAACGCACAAAATTTAATTAATTAAGCTAATTATGCGTAAATAACTGGTAAAATGATCTTACTCCAGCCGTGTAACATCGGTCTGCCGCACGTATCGGAGATGGCCGGGCTTTCCGCCCATGCCTTGCCCGCCGATATGCGCTGTGCAGCGCGGCTGGCAATCAGGCGTCCCCCCTCCCATGCCTTGCCCGCCGATTTGCCTGCCCCGCGTGGAGAAACCCGCATGCCTTGCCAAAACGAAACAACTGCGCGTTTCCAGGAGGCTCTTTAATCAGTGCTTCCCAAATACCCTTTTCCACCATACCAACATGCAATAAGAGTTTTGGGGGGTGGGGGCGTGGGGGAGGAGACCCTTTTGCAAAAGGGTCCCTCCCCCACAAAAAAACTTCAAACGGTCGCTCTTAGCCATCAGACAAAAAACCTCCGGCCTGGGGCCGGAGGTTTTTTGTCAGTGTGCGTGTCAGGGTTCGCGTGTACGCTCAACCCTGCAGGGGATGCTGTCAGGGCAAGAGCACAAGGTTGTAGGCATTGGCCTCGTCCAGATACTTTTTCGCCACTGCCTGCACCTGGGCCGGAGTCAGCTTTGCGGCCTTTTCTATGAGCTGCCGCTCAAAATCATAGGGCCGCCCCAGCAAGGCGTCGCTGGCGGCATCCGCCGCCCGGGATCCAAGGCTCTGCCGGTCACGGTAGTACGCGCCCAGCAGCCGGTTGGCCCCGGCTTCCAGCAGCGTGGCGGGCAAAGGCTTTTCCCTGATGTCGCCAATTATCTTGGCAAAGCCTTTTTGGGCCTGCTCCACCTTGTCCGGTGTGGTGCCAATATAAAAAGCCATCATACCCGCTTCGGGCATGCTGCGGTAAAACGCCGTCACCGTGTAGCCAAGCCCTTCCACATCACGCAACTGGCTGAACAGCAGCCCGCTCTGGCCCGAAAGGACAGACTGGAGCAGCATGAGGGCAGGCGCGTCCTCATGAGTCGGCGGCACGGCCTTGAATGTCTGCAGCACGTGGGCCTGGTTACGGCCGGGCAAATGCAGATCAAGCTTTTTGTCCTGCCCCCATACTGGAGCGCCGGGCGCGGCAATGTGCGTTTTGGGCACGGGCAGGGAACGTGCAAAGGCCAGCACAGCTTCGCGGTCAAAATCGCCAGAGACGGAAAGAACCCACGGCTGTCCCAGCTGTTCCTGCCAGAACGCGCGTACTTCCTTGCCTGTCAGACGATCCAGAATTTCCGTGCTGCCGAGGCCGTCATAACCGTAGGGCTGCCCCCCCGGGAAAAGAAAGCCGTTGAGCCGGGAAAACAGGTATGCCGTGGGCCTGTCGGCACGTTGCCGGATGGCGGCCTTCATGCTGTCGGCCTCACGGCGTATTTCTTTTTCTTCAAAGCGCGGGCTACGCAGCACTTCTGTCAGCATGGAAAAATAGTCCGCATTGAAGCGCGCCGGGCCGGTGACGGACAGGGTGAAGCTTTGCAGTCCGGCGCTGGCGTCGATGGCTGCCGCGCGGTCAGCAAAAAACCGTTCCATTGCCTGGGCATCCAGCTTGCCGCTGCCCGTTGTCAGGGCGCGGGCAGTGAGACCGGCGAGCCCTTGCTGGTTGGGCTTGAGGAGGGCGTTTCCGCCGGGCAACATCATATCCATGGCCACATAGGGCACGGTTGCGTCAGGTAAGAGAATAAGGGTGCGGCCTTCGCCCAGTTGCACCACTTCGCGCTCGCCCGCCTTCATGGCGCGGGCCTTTTGCGCATGGTCGCCATCGGTTCCTGGCCAGTTTTGCTGCAATATGGCCTCAAGGTCAGGCAGCTTGGCGCCCTCTGGGGCCAACACGCGCACTCGGGCCTGCCGGGGATTGATCCACTGCTGCAGCGCTTGCGCCAACTGGGCCGTATCCACATTGCGCTGGGCAAAACGCAGGTTCATTTCGGCCTGTTCGCCGCCCAGTTCAAACTGCACGGTGCCCAGCCACGAAGCGAGGCCGTTAAGCGTTTCACCGGCGCGGTCCATGTTGTCTTCAAGGTTGAACCTGGCGCGCGCGATGGCTTCTGGCTTGAAGCTTTCAGCCTTGAGCGTCGCCATATCCCTGGTCAATTCACGCCAGAAAGGTTCCACCTTTTCCACATCAAGCTGCGCGCTCAGGTACACAAGCCCGGCCCGCGCCAGACTCATGTTGCCCATGCCGATGCTGTCCACCATCTGCTTTTCATACTTGAACTTGCGGTACAGCTCTGAAGTGCCGTCGCCGCCCAAAAGATAGCAAAGCACGTCAAGATCGACAGACCGCAGGTCGCGCAGTCCGGGCGCGGGAAAGGCCATTCCCATATACACCTTGTTCCAGGGGCCGTGGACAACCTCCACGCGGGGGCCGCCCGAAGCATCGGCCAGGCTTATGGGCTGTGTTTCGGCAAGTTCGCCGCTGTTGGTCAGCCCGCCAAAAAGTTTCTGACTGTAGGCCAGCACGGCTTCCGGCTCAATATCGCCCGCCACAAGGAGCAGCATGTTCTGCGGCTGATACCAGTGCCGCACATAGGCGCGCAGGTCGTCCGCCGTTATGGCGCGGATGGTGTCCTTGAAACCGATGATGGGGCGACCGTAAACCGTGTTCTGCAGAGCCGACGTTTGCAGGCTTTCAAACAGCCTGCTCATGGGTGAATCCTGATCGCGCTCCAGTTCGGAAACGACCACCTCTTTTTCCGATTCCAGTTCCTTGGGATCAAGGGAGGGCTGGAAGGCCATTTCCTTGACCACGTCCATGCCTGTGCGCCAGTGCGCGGCGGGCATGTCGGTCATGTACCAGGTCTTGTCAAAGCTGGTCGCAGCGTTGAGGTAACCGCCAAGGGCCTCCACATCGCGGGCAACCTGGCCTTTGGGCCTGTGCTCGGTTCCCTTGAAAACCATATGCTCCAGCATATGGCTTATGCCCGCCTGCTCCGGCTTTTCATTGGCTGATCCGGTGCGGACATAAAGGCGCGTGGCCACCAGAGGGAAACGCGCATCCTTGACAATATAGACTGTAAGCCCGTTGGGCAGGCGTGTGAGCATGCGGTCGTCCTTGCGAACCGCCTCGCCACTGGCCGCCTGGGCCGTTGATGACAGAACCAGCACGAGAGCCAGAACCACCAATGAGAAAAAGCGCCGCATGAAACCTCCTGCGCTGCGGCCGCAGCCGCTTGTTGATGTCAGGCTTTTCAGCATCATGCTGCCCATTGTGGGCGGCATGAAGGAACAACCTTGCAGGGATGAAAAAAAACGGGACTTCACAGCCCCGTTTTTTATACTAGTTCTCAACGCGCCATGAAGCAAGCGCCAAGGTCCTCACGCGCGTATCAGGCCATCGGCTCGTTTCTGGAAGGACGGTACTATACCCCTCCACGCTGCCAGGCCAACCGGCCACTGGGGCCTGTTGCACCCGCCGTAAAAGCCCACGCCAACACGTACCGGGCCAACCACATTCCGTTGCGATGAGTATTTACAAAGGCCTGCGGCGAGCAAAGACGCATTGGGGTGGTTGTTACATGACGTGATACTCGGAAGGCGCTGCCCGCCCCTCACACAAAAATATCTTTGAACCACAAAAAGTTACAATAAAAGTTTTAGGGGGTGGGGGCGTGGGGGAGGAGACCCTTTTACAAAAGGGTCCCTCCCCCACAAAGTATTTCTGCTTCACAAAAAGACCCTCCCCCACTAAGCATTTCAAAATAAAACCGCGCTAGCGACTGGCAGCCTGAAGTTTGGGCAGGGTATTGGCCCCGTGGGGCAGCAGAGTCGCGCGCATATCAATGCCGCCGTTAAGTTTTTTTGCCAGCGCAAGGGCTTCGTCCAGGGTTGTGACAGTGTGGATCTTTGTTTTGGCAAAATCCGCCGAAGCCATGGAGCAGACCATGATGAGATTGTGCTTTTCCGCCGATTCCGCGAACAGAAAACCCACATAGCTGCCGATGGAAAAATTCTCGCGCAGGTCTTTTTCGCGCGCCTCCATAGTGTCAAAATCGCGAATCTGGCGCTCGGTATCCGGGCTGCCGAAACCTTCGGTGCAGGCTGACAGGATGATGATGGTGCCGCCCTCACTCACCACCGCAAGGGCGTTGGCCAGGGTTTTGATGGTCTGGTAAAAATTGATGTCCTTGGGTGCGCCGCCAGCGCTGGCAATGACCAGAGGCGTGCGCTCGGCCACATTGACGCCGTCGATGGCGTCAACCAGGGCGCAGGCCTCGCGGTGGGCCTGCACCATGTCGCCAGCCACGGCCTTGATGATGTTGTAATTGTCGTCCACCACCACGTTGAGCAGAAAACTGGGCTTGGCCAGCAGCGCGGCTTCTTCAAGATCAGTATGGAAAATATTGCTGTTTTCCATATTGGCGCTGCGCACGGCGGCATTGGAGCCGCTGCCAAAGCCCTTGTTCAGGGCCAGATTGTGGTGCCTCTGGATGGTCTCATAACTGGCTATGCCGGGCAGCAGGTATTTGGGGCCGCCGCCGTATCCGGCCAGAAAGTGGTACACCACGCCGCCAGTCAGAATGATATGGTCGCATTCCATAGCAATGCGGTTGAACCATACCTCGGTGCCATGGCTGGTGACGCCAGCCTTGACCATATCCGCCGATTCCCTGCATTTGTGGTCAACAACGCCAATGCGGTTGTAAATATCCTCGGACACAATGGCGATGTGTTCCTCACGTGACATGGGACGGTGCGAGCCTGTGGCCGTGAGGATGCGGATGTCCGCATCACGGATGCCGCACTTGTTCAGGCGGGCCACCACGGCAGGAACGTAGACATTGGGCGACTGCCACAAACGCGTGGAATCAGGCACGATAATGCATACGGTCTGACCGGGTTTGAGCATTTCTTCAAGCCTGGGTGAACCAATGGGGTTGTCCAGAGCATCGTTAATATGCTCCAGCGCGCTCTTTTTAGGCAGCGCAACTGCATTGGAATGCAGTTCAGCCGCTATAAGGCCGTTGCCAAGCTCCACTAAAAATTCCCTGTCGCCATATTTCATGTAATGCTGTGCCATGAGTCGTGTCCTGTTAGTTGCTGTACGCAAATACAGCGCGTGGCTTGTTCGGGATGATTCTGCCATCACGCAGTTCGCTCTGGAATTGTTATGCCTCATGCAGAGTTTTGTGAAGCGGCAAAAGTCCGGTTCCGGCGGCATCAGCGCTACGCAAACAGCGCGTTACCCGTCATCACAAGGCCCGCGCAGGCCAGCATGATATCAATAAGAAGCCGAAAGGTCGCTTCAGACAGGCCAAGCACAAAGCGTTTACCCAGAAAAGTACCCACCGCCAGCGCCGCCCCCACCGCAAGGCCATTGCCCAGTACGGACAGAGGCAACCCACCCACAGCCCCAAAAGCCAGAGCCTTGGCAAGGTACACGGCTATGGAGGCGGCCGCCTCAGTGGCAAGCAGCGCGCCCTTTACCAGCCCGAATCCGGCAAAAATGGGCACGGTCAGCGGTCCTGTGGAATACACAACTCCCGTGAGATAGCCCACAATGCCCCCCGCCAACGCCACTTGCCAAGGCCCCAGGCGCATACCGTGCGTACGGCTGGCCCGCCGCAACCCGATGAGTGCAAAAAAGAAAAGGCCGATGCACAGGTTGGAAATGTCCGCAGGCATAATCCAAAGCGTACGCACACCCAGCACCGCAGCAGGCACGGCCGTCAGCGAATAACAGGCAAAGGCCTTGAGGTTTATCTGGCGTCGCCAGGCGACCACCCTCGAGGCATTGCCCACAATTGAAGCAACGGCCATGATGGGGATGGCAGCCTTGGGGCCAAAGGCCAGACTCAGTATTGGCAGCAAAATTATGGATGAACCAGTGCCCACAACCCCGCTCACGGCTCCGGCCGCAATGCCGCATAAGGCAATGAGCGTGTATATCACGGCCGACCCCAGGTTCTGCGCAAGATTAGAGGGACGTAGCCTGCCCCATCCGGTGCAGATAACCTCCGGGATGGCGCGGTGTCAGGAAGCTCGGCTCCAAAAATTCCCGCGTCAAATCTGGAAACTTTTTGAGCTAAACTGAAAGACCATAAAGGTTTTTGTGAGGGGAGCGGGAGGAGCCCTTTTGCAAAAGGCTCCTCCACAAAACATTTCAAGGTGCGTTGTTCTAGCCGCCGAGGTAGGCGTCCTTGACCTTGGGGTTTTCCAGCAGTTCCTTGCCCGGCCCTTCCAGTACCACCCGGCCCACTTCAAGAATGTAGGCATAGTGCGCTACGGAAAGTGCCGCATAGGCATTCTGTTCGACCAAAAGCACGGTTTTGCCATCAGCATTGATGCGCTTGATGATTTGAAAAATCTCGCGCACCAGTAGAGGAGCCAGGCCAAGAGACGGCTCGTCAAGCATCAGCAGGTCAGGACGGCTCATGAGCGCCCGCCCCACTGCCAGCATCTGCTGTTCGCCGCCGGAAAGGGTGCCGCCCTTCTGCCAGCTGCGTTCTTTAAGCCGGGGAAAGAGCGTGTACACCCACTCGATGTCGTCCGCGATTTCCTTGCGGTCGCTGCGGGAGTACGCGCCGAGCATCAGGTTTTCCTCCACCGTCAAATGCGGCAGGATGCGCCGCCCTTCGGGTGAGAGCGAGATACCCCGCCGTACCATATCTTCGGGCTTGAGGCCCATAAGGGACGCCGGGGCTTCGCCTTCGTGCCTGGTGAGCAGAATCTCGCCGGTCACGTTTTTGTTCAGCCCTGCGATGGAACGGATAATACTGCTCTTGCCCGCGCCGTTGGCTCCGATGAGCGTCACTATACTGCCGCGCGGAATCTTGAGGCTCACACCCTGCACGGCCTGAATGCCGCCATAGCGCACATGAAGGTCACGAATTTCAAGCATACTGCACCATATCCATTATATCTCCAACCCGTGTGGCAATTTTTGCGCCGCACATCAGAACATGCCGCCCGCGCCCATGTCCTCGCCAAGATAGGCGCGAACCACCACCGGATTGTTGCGAATTTCATCCGGGCCGCCTTCAGCGATAAGGGCACCGTATTCCATAACCCAGATATACTGGCACACGCCCATGACAACCTTCATGTCGTGCTCGATAAGCAGAATGGTCAGGTCAAATTCGTCACGAATATGACCAATAAAGTGCATGAGATCGAGGCTTTCCTGGGGGTTCATGCCTGCGGCGGGTTCGTCCAGCAGCAAAAGGCGTGGTTGGGTGGCCAGGGCTCGCGCTATTTCAAGACGGCGTTGCGCGCCGTAGGGCAGGCTGCCCGCAAGATCATCAAGGTGCGCGCCAAGGTTGACCCTTTCGGCCAGTTGACGGCTTTTTTCCCTGATTTCAGCTTCTTCGCGGTAAAAGGACGGCAGTCCCAGAGGGGCCATCCACCAGGGGCAATGCCGCCGCACGTGGCAGCCGACCATGATGTTTTCGAGCACGGTCATATGCTGGGAGAGACGGATATTCTGGAAGGTACGGGCCATGCCGCGCCGACAGATATCATAGGGCTTCAATCCCTTGATGCTCTGTCCGTCAAGGATGACTTCACCTTCCTGGGGTGTGTAAAAACCGCTCAGCACGTTGAACGCGGTGGTTTTTCCCGCGCCGTTGGGGCCGATGATTCCCGCAATGCCCCCCTTGGGCAGGGCCAGAGAAAGCTCGCTCACCGCAGTGACGCCGCCAAAACGCATGGTCATGCCCTTGGCGATCAGCAGCGCTCCTTCATAATGAGGGGGACGGGGCAGATGGAATTCGCTCATGCCTTTTGCCTCCTCAAAAATGCGCCTATGCGCTTCCAGGTCAATTCCCTTGTGCCCATGATGCCTTCCCGCCTGAACAGAATGATGCCCAGCAACACAAGCGAAAAGACCACCATGCGCATGCCGGGGATGCCCGGTATTTCAAACAGGCCAAAGATGTCTATGGGTTCTTCAATGGCGCGTAGCCATTCCAGAAGAATGGTGATGATTGTCGCGCCAAGGAGGCTGCCCGTCAGCGAGCCGAGGCCGCCAGCAACCACGAACATGAGCACGTTGAATGTCAGCAGAAAGTTGAACATCTTGGGGTCAATGGTGGAAAGATGGCTGCCCAGAAGCGCCCCGCCCACTCCGGCAAAAAACGCGCCGATGCAGAACGAAAGCACCTTGTTCCAGAACACGTTGATACCCATGACGCTGGCGGCGATTTCATTGTCGCGTATACAGCGCAGTACGTTGCCGTAATTGCTGAAAACAAGCCGCACCAGCACAATGAGCGTGAGGAGCATCCATCCGTAGCACACCAACAGCGTGGCATGCGAGGGTATGCCCTTGATGCCCAGGGAGCCGTTGGTGACGGGGGTGGCGTTGACGATGAGCACCCGGATGATCTCGGCAAAGCCAAGCGTGGCAATGCCGAGGTAGTCATCCCCAAGCCGCAGCACGGGGACGGCGATAAAAAAGGCAAATATGGTGGCGACCACTCCGCCGGCCAGCACCGACGCCCAGAAGGGCGTGAACAGCTCGGAGAAGGGCCAGATTATGGGTTCAAGAATCCACATCATTTCCTTTTGTTCCGGCGGCAGAATGCACAAAGCCGAAACATAGGCCCCCACGGCAATGAAACCGGCATGCCCAAGGGAGAAAAGACCTGTGAACCCATAGATGAGGTTGAGCGAAAGCGCCAGAATGGCATTGATGAAAATGAGCTTGGCGATGTAAATCTGGTAGTCGCCAAGAAAAAATTCCGCCTGCCATACCGCACAGCCCACCAGGGCCATGGCCAGTATGCTCAAGATCGTGCTGCTGTTCAGGCGCATCAGATTTTCTCCTCCGTGCGATCGCCTAGCAGGCCCGTGGGCTTGTAAAAGAGCACAAGCACAAGCAGCACAAAGGCAAAGGCGTCACGGTACCCAGAAAGCTCCGGCATGAAAGCCACGGTCATGATTTCCACAAAGCCCAGGGCCACGCCGCCGATAACCGCCCCCTGGATGGAGCCGATGCCCCCGAAAACGGCGGCTATAAAGGCTTTGAGGCCGGGCATGATGCCCATGTAGGGATGCACCTGGGGATACCGCAAGGCCCACATGATGCCCGAAGCAGCAGCCAGCGCCGAGCCGATGCAGAATGTCAGGGCAATGATGTTGTCCACCTTGACCCCGAGCAGACGCGTGGTTTCGATGTCCTTTGATATGGCGCGCATGGCCAGGCCCGGCTTGGTGCGGTAGACCACATACAGCAGAATGCCCACAAGCACGATGGTCATACAGGGCACAAACGCGGTGAGCGGCAGGATGCGCAAACCGCCGATCAGCCATTCAGACACGAGCCAGTCGGGTTGCAGCACGGGACGCGGTTGGCCGGTAAAAATCACCACAGCCAGGCTTTCGATAAAAAAGGACACGGCAATGGCGCTGATAAGCGCAGAAATTCGTGGTGCGTCACGCAGGGGCCGATAGGCCACCCTTTCAATGATGACACCCAGCAGGCTTGCACCTGCAACGGAAACCACAGCGGCCACAGCCCAGGGCCAGCCGAAGGCAAAGGTGCCAAAAAACACAAAATAGGCGCCAACCATCAGAATGTCGCCGTGGGCAAAGTTAATAAGTCGTAAAATGCCGTATACCATGGTGTAGCCGATGGCTATCAACGCATAGAGCGATCCCAGGGTAAGGGCGTTGAAACAATGCTGCAAAAACATGTCAAGGCTCATGTAGCCACCTCGGCAGCCGTTCACGGTAGCGGCGGATCAAAGGCCGCAAAGCCCCCTCCGCGGACGGCAGCAAAAAAGAGGAAAAGCGCCCCGCAGCGTTTGCGCTGCGGGGCCGAAAAAAACAACCAGCTTACTTGGGCGTCACTTCACCCACGTAAACGCGCTTGCCATCTTTGTATTCAATGATGCCCACGGGCATTTCAGCGTCGTGGGTGGCATTGATGGAAAGCAGGCCGAGAGCGGTGGGCAGATCCTTGGTTTCGGCCAGAGCCTTGGCAATGGCCTGGGGCTCGGCAGACTTGGCGCG
Above is a genomic segment from Desulfovibrio sp. containing:
- the nrdG gene encoding anaerobic ribonucleoside-triphosphate reductase activating protein, yielding MPNEASSQPMRLSGIVDESIVDGPGLRYVLFTQGCPHRCKGCHNPQTHSFEGGFLFTVEEALKQFDENPLLAGVTLSGGEPFAQAAPLCSVAQGVRGKGKTVITYTGYTFEDLWRRAHDDIWTARLLDLTDLLIDGPYMEELRDLELHFRGSSNQRLLSKKDREHIAAELEKPDKPPL
- the nrdD gene encoding anaerobic ribonucleoside-triphosphate reductase, translating into MLMKSRLFDEVKPAQKLVGQGMTFERTRRITGYLVGTLDRFNNAKRAEEHDRVKHA
- a CDS encoding anaerobic ribonucleoside triphosphate reductase codes for the protein MPASITKRDGTAVPFDSVKILNAITKANQAVGGEDMSPTDLLFVTEKVCKKLDARSLKHVEEIQDLVEETLIQYDYAKTAKAYILYRAEHTKIRNAESYLMDIYKKLTYSPALHEDIKRENANIDGDTAMGTMLKYGSEGSKYFIDNYILPKDASAAHINGDIHIHDKDFYMLTETCCQIDLIPLFKNGFSTGHGYLREPNAIESYSALACIAIQANQNEMHGGQSVPHFDFAMSEGVIKTYRKEYERAFSSFVRIAMHMKAQDAAAFTEKLLASVDLCPRLGNMEEFGRKLDQVVAADQKAMMGEAHAYAAEEALKYTERRTYQAMEALIHNLNTMNSRAGAQVPFSSINYGTDTSAEGRMVTKNLLKATKAGLGNGETSIFPVQIFKVKSGVNYNKEDPNYDLFQLAIDVSAMRLFPNFSFLDAPFNLQYYKPGDYNSEVAYMGCRTRVLGNVYDKDRQVTCGRGNLSFTSINLPRLGLEAQGDVQKFFALLDDRIDLVFRQLMHRLKIQSSKKVRNYPFLMGEGIWLDSEKLGWDDSIEEVLKHGTLSMGFIGLAEALMSLLGKHHGESEESQKLGLEIIGHMRKRCDDESEKTGLNFSLIATPAESLSGRFVSLDKGKFGSIPGITDRDYYTNSFHVPVYCHIKAFKKIEIEAPYHELTNAGHITYVELDGDTCKNPEAFERIIRFMHDHGVGYGSVNHPLDRDPLCGYVGVINDCCPRCGRKEGEGVSAELLDELRKKYPHIPQWS
- a CDS encoding pitrilysin family protein, translated to MRRFFSLVVLALVLVLSSTAQAASGEAVRKDDRMLTRLPNGLTVYIVKDARFPLVATRLYVRTGSANEKPEQAGISHMLEHMVFKGTEHRPKGQVARDVEALGGYLNAATSFDKTWYMTDMPAAHWRTGMDVVKEMAFQPSLDPKELESEKEVVVSELERDQDSPMSRLFESLQTSALQNTVYGRPIIGFKDTIRAITADDLRAYVRHWYQPQNMLLLVAGDIEPEAVLAYSQKLFGGLTNSGELAETQPISLADASGGPRVEVVHGPWNKVYMGMAFPAPGLRDLRSVDLDVLCYLLGGDGTSELYRKFKYEKQMVDSIGMGNMSLARAGLVYLSAQLDVEKVEPFWRELTRDMATLKAESFKPEAIARARFNLEDNMDRAGETLNGLASWLGTVQFELGGEQAEMNLRFAQRNVDTAQLAQALQQWINPRQARVRVLAPEGAKLPDLEAILQQNWPGTDGDHAQKARAMKAGEREVVQLGEGRTLILLPDATVPYVAMDMMLPGGNALLKPNQQGLAGLTARALTTGSGKLDAQAMERFFADRAAAIDASAGLQSFTLSVTGPARFNADYFSMLTEVLRSPRFEEKEIRREADSMKAAIRQRADRPTAYLFSRLNGFLFPGGQPYGYDGLGSTEILDRLTGKEVRAFWQEQLGQPWVLSVSGDFDREAVLAFARSLPVPKTHIAAPGAPVWGQDKKLDLHLPGRNQAHVLQTFKAVPPTHEDAPALMLLQSVLSGQSGLLFSQLRDVEGLGYTVTAFYRSMPEAGMMAFYIGTTPDKVEQAQKGFAKIIGDIREKPLPATLLEAGANRLLGAYYRDRQSLGSRAADAASDALLGRPYDFERQLIEKAAKLTPAQVQAVAKKYLDEANAYNLVLLP